CGGCGAACGTCTGAAAGATATGTTTGGCGTCGTGAAGGGTGCCCGAGTTCTGGTCTATGGCGGTTATCTCCAACGGCTTGCCGGCGGCCTTAAAATAATCAACGCAGGCGACGGCCCCGGTGCCCGGGCCACATCCAACATCAGCTATCTTAATAACGTCATTATTCGCGAACCTGCTCTTGGCTCCGGCCTCGTCAAGACAGAATCCGATCTTTAAAAAATTGCTCATCACGAAGTATAACAGGTAGCCGGCGCGGAGTTCTTTCTTGTTAAGGTAGTTCTTGGGCATGCTCCCGCGTTCACTTGTGAAGTAGGCGCTCATTTCGGCCACGCCGCGCGCGAAGAACTTTATGTCGTGAATGGTGAATTCATCCGCCGTTTTTGGGTTAACCCGCTTGTCCGGCAGGTAGGTCTTCTTGATATAGGAGAGGAGCGTGGCGGTCAGCTTTTTTGGTATTTGAAGCATTTTGGTGTTACAAAAAAGCGACCGCAAATTCTTACGGTCGCTTCTTTGCTTTTTTGTGCCCCGTTCACTTTGTTCCAGGGGCCCATTGTTCTAAGCCTCGCTACCGGCTCAAGCCGGCCGCTTGACCAAGAACAATGTGCTGGGGGCGGGACTTGAACCCGCACGGTTTAACCCACATGCCCCTCAAACATGCGTGTCTGCCAATTCCACCACCCCAGCTTTATTTTCAATGAATCACTGCCCTTCGGTCGCTGGCGCCGCCGGCGCGTTTTCCGGTACCGCCGGAGCCTCTAAAGGTGCGGCACCTTGCTCTGTCACAGGCGTTGTGTCAAGCACAGATTTAATGGAAGCCTTCTTTGAAAGCTGCGCCAGAGATATCGATGTTACAAGAAAAAGAACGGCAAATAGGGCCGTCAATTTACTCAAGAACGTTGCCGGGCCCCTGCCTCCGAAGACCGTTTGGGAAGAGCCGCCGAAGGCCGCGCCCATGTCCGCCCCTTTTCCTGCCTGTAAAAGGATCAGGATGATAAGGGACGTGCATACGAAATAGTGTCCTACTATAAGTGCAGTATTCATGTCTATTTATGTCATTCTGAAGATCGAAGGTCCTAAGGATCTACAACTTAACGCACGAGATCCTTCGCTTCGCTCAGGATGACCCTCGCTTCGCTTTGGGTCACTTTTGTCCGGGGGTCTGTGCTATCATGTCACAGAAACCCTTTGCGTCCAGACTTGCCCCGCCCACAAGGACGCCGTTAACATTGGGCTGTTTATATATTTCTTTGCAGTTGCTTGCTTTAACGCTTCCGCCGTAGAGGATGCTTATGTTATTGGCTGTCGGCGCGTCATAAAGCTTTGCAACATAGTTTCTTATGAAATGGTGAGCCTCTTCTATTTGGTCGCCGGTCGCATTCTTGCCGGTACCTATAGCCCAAACAGGTTCATATGCAATTGAAAATTTTTCAAGGTCCTTTTGCTGCAACCCCATGAGGCCGCCCTTTAGCTGCCTTTCCAGTATCTCGTACGTCTTGCCACTTTCACGTTCTTGAAGGGTCTCCCCTATGCACATGATGGGAACAAGCTCGTTCCTAAGTGCGGCAAATATCCTTTTATTGACCGTTTCGTTGGTCTCGCCGAAATATTTGCGGCGCTCGGAATGGCCGATAAGAACATATAAGCAACCTATGTCTTTAAGGAGCGAACCGGAGATCTCGCCGGTAAAGGCCCCTTTTTCTTCCCAGTAGATGTTCTGTCCCGCGAGCTTAAGTTCTGAATCTGTCAGGGAAACCCCCACAGAATAGAGCGATGTAAAAGGGGGCGCTAAAACAACTTCCACGTTAGGCGCTAACTTTACATGAGCGATTATGCCGGCCACGAGCATCAAAGATTCCTGGACCGTGTTGTTAAGTTTCCAGTTAGCCGCAACGATGAATTTTGGCATATATCACTCCAATGCTGTTAGGCCGGGGAGCTTTCTACCTTCGACAAATTCGAGGCTTGCCCCTCCGCCAGTCGAAATGTGGGTTATCTTGTCTGCCACCTTGGCCTTATTGACGGCGGTCACGGAATCTCCGCCGCCTATCACCGTCATTGCGTTCGAATCAGCGACAAGCTTGGCAATCGTCATGGTCCCCTTTGAGAACTGCTCGGTCTCAAATACACCCAATGGACCGTTCCAGAATATCGTCTTTGCCTTTGAGATAGCCTTTGAGAACTCTTCTATGGTTTTGGGGCCGACATCAAGACCCATTGTTCCTTCCGGTACGTTTGCGTCCTTTGTTACTTCGGACTTTGCGGTATCGGATATTTCGCTTGCAACGACATGGTCAACTGGCAGTAGAATAGGGATCCCTTTTGTGGCCGCACGCTCGAGTATCTTGTTCGCGGTGTGAACCTTTTCTTCTTCAAATAGAGATTTGCCGATAGTGAAGCCCTTTGCCTTAAGGAAGGTGAACGCCATCCCTCCGCCGACGATAAGTTCATCGACAAGGTTCAAAAGATTCTCGATAACGGCTATCTTGTCGGAGACCTTCGCACCGCCGAGTATCGCAACAAAAGGTTTTTCAGGGTTTGATANNNNNNNNNNNNNNNNNNNNNNNNNNNNNNNNNNNTGAGAGGTTCCGAAGGCATCGTTTATGTAGATGTCGCAAAGAGATGCAAGTTGCTTTGAAAAGTTGTCATCGTTTCTCTCTTCTTCGGCATGGAAGCGTAAGTTTTGAAGGAGCATCACCTGCCCGGGCTCCATGTCCTTAGAGAGCTTTTTTATTGCGTCGCCAACGCAGTCTTCAGGGAATATTACCTTCTTATTTCCGAGGAGTTCAGAAAGCCTTTCGGCAACAGGCTCCATCGAATACTTCTCTTCGAAACCCTTTCCTTTTGGACGCCCCAGATGGGATCCCAGAATGACTTTGGCGTTCTTCGAAAGAGCATACTCGATGGTCGGCAGGGCCGCGCGGATGCGCGTATCGTCCTTGATCTTTCCGTCTTTCATCGAAACGTTGAAATCAACGCGAATAAAAACGCGTTTGTTCTCTATGGAAAGCTCATCTATATATTTTATGGTCATGGTGTTGCGGTCGTTACAATTTTTCTCCGATATATTTTGCGAGGTCCATCAACCTGCAGGTGAAACCCCATTCATTGTCATACCAGGCAAGGACCTTAACGAGGTTCTCGTTCGTCTTTGTCAGCGTTGCGTCGACGGTGCTCGAAACAGAGGTGCCGATGAAATCGCAGGAGACTAGTTCTTCTTCGGTGTAGGCAAGAATGCCTTTAAGCGTCGATTCGGAAGCCTTTTTGAGCGCCGCGTTCACCTCTTCTGCCTTGACCGATTTCTTCATGAGGCAGACGAGGTCTACGCAGGAGACGTCCGGCGTAGGCACCCTTACCGCAAATCCGTCGAGCTTGCCCTTAAGCTCGGGGAGCACCAGACCGACCGCTTTTGCGGCCCCTGTCGTCGTCGGGATCTGAGAGACAGCCGCGGCGCGTGCGCGGCGAAGATCTTTATGAGGGCCGTCCATAACGCGCTGGTCGTTCGTGTATGAGTGGATGGTCGTCATGAAACCGCGCTCGATGCCGAAGTTTTCATGAAGAACCTTGGCTACGGGTGCCATGCAGTTAGTTGTGCATGATGCGTTGGACACGATATTGTCGGTAGCGGGGTTATATGCGGTGTGATTGACGCCCATCACGAATGTCTTGCATTCTCCCTTTGCAGGGGCAGAAATTATGACCTTTTTGGCGCCGGCGGTAAGATGGGCCTTGGCTTTTTCGGGGTCCACAAACTTGCCTGTGCATTCAAGGACGACATGAACGCCGTCCGCCTTCCATGGGAGCTTTGAGGGGTCGGTCTCTTTTGTAACTGGAATGGTCTTGCCGTTAACGACAAGGGCGTTCTCTTTGGCCTCGACAGAGAGGTTGGCCCTGCCAAAGACCGAGTCATATTTTAAAAGGTGGGCCATCGTCTTGACATCAAAAAGGTCATTAATTCCAACGAATTCCACCTGCGGGTCGTTCATGGAAAGCCTTAAAGCGGCGCGTCCTATACGACCGAAACCGTTGATAGCAATTCTTGTGGGTGACATAGATTCTTTCCTCCTTATTCTGATGGAGGGGAACGACCGGCTAAGAAGCCGTTTTTCCCCAAGCCCCTCGGCTAACCGCTGGCAAAGTCAGCCGGTTGGCCGCTTTATTTTAAATAGACGGCGGGTTTATACACCAATTGTTAAGGTAGTCAAGCCTAAGCAAATAACTTTATGGATCGCCCCTTACATTCAGGGCATATAAATCCCTCTGGCCGCCAGCTATGAGATGCGATCGGAGTTGCCTGAACTTCTCCGCCAACCCAGTTTTCACGTTATCAATCTCCTTGAGATTCTTGGGCACGATCAGAGCGGTGCCAAGCATTTGCAAACCGTAACGCCCACAGCCTCTGGGGATCCAAGCAAGGCTCCTGCACCAGATAAATCGATGGTCTATCTGGAATCGTTGGAGGAGATTGCCAGCATAACCAACCCGCATGTCGTCGATGCAGCTGATATGCTACTGCAGCGTTTTTATGCACCGGTAGTGTCTATCCCAAAGCGGACCAGGGTTTGATGATACTAATTGACGATGCGTATACGTTAGCCCAGGATGGATCCGACTGGGAATATGACGTTTTGGAAATCATTGCAGAGAAAGCTCCAGATAAGTTCAGCGGACCCGCTGGTGACTATCTGCAGCAGCTCGACGAAAAATAGTTTTCACGCAAGAATTATTGGGAAATCCACTTCTCTAACGCTGTGTTGTCGGACGTATCTCCCGATTCCCAGGGCGATCACCATGTCGTCGTGCTTGCCGCTCTGGGCCTCGGCCTTGCCCGATCGGGACCAGCAGAAATTCAGAAGCTCGTTGACGGTGCGGATTCCTTGGACGCCGCCAACCCCCTCGCGCAGGTTTTTGTCCAGTTCGTCGATCAGGAGCGGCCGTGTCAGGGGATTGGTCGGAAAGCCGGGCTCGGTTCTTCCCGGTTTGAGCGGGTTCACGTACTCATAGATGCGCGGATAATCGTTGTCGGCATTGGTATTGGAGAGGGAATGGATGCTGTCAGGAAGTATTTTCCCATTCATATTGTTGAGAGCGATCCCGAAAAACTGGAAACGCATCTTGCATCTCATCCATAAGTCTAAGCCATAACCATGTCGCCAAGCGTGCCGACGGATGGGACATCAAGGCTATTGCTCAAAAACCGGACAAGGGCGCAAATTCCTTTGAATTAATGAATTCTGGGGACAACATGTCTAGCCCTTTCTTAAACTTCTCATGATCGGCGGCTTCTCCATTTGATTGGTGGTCCTGCATGTGTTGCCTTATTCCCTCAACTCCCTTGGCAATATCACCCCGCGTCCCTTCGTCCGAGTGCAAGTGCCATAACGCATCAAAACGCAACAGTTCTGTCAAGATTGACCTAGTAAATTCCTTAGGCAGGACATGGTCTTCAAAGACAAACGGACCTTGGAACGCTAACTTGGAAACCTTGTTGGCATCGATAAACCCGTCGTAAGTTTCAACTGACTTGCCCCACATCTTCCTTTTGTTGTATAGTGCAAGGAGCCCCGTGACATGGTCCTCTGTTTTTGGGTCGAGCTCGAACCTGCGCTTTAGCCAGAATAACACATCTTCATCATTATTTCGCAGTCCGCTAAGTATGGCCATATTGCCGTTAATTTCTGGGTCATTTCCATTAACTGCAAACGCCTTTGAAAGATACCGGAATACCTCATCTAATTTCCCATCTTCAATGCTAAAAAGCCCCAGATTCATATTTATCTGCGGATTTGCCGGCTGGATCTCCGCGCCCTTTCTGAGGAGCGCGATCGCCTTTTCTCTATTCCCTGAATAAAGCGCGGTCACCGCGGCGCGGCTAAGCACATTAACGTCGGATTTGTCAACGGCGAACGCGTGTTCGAAATAGGCCATTGCCTCTTCAGGCTTATGTTTGTTATTCAATAAGTCGCCCATCATTATATTCGCGGCGATATTATCCTTGTCAAGCTTAAGAGCCTCTTTCAAATCGGCCACCATCTTCTCATTATCTGTCGGATCGCCCAGCGCCGCCCTCTTGACAAAATAAAGCGGTTCGGTTCTGCAGTCTTTTTCGCCGTCATCAAATATCTTTAAAGCCTCTTCTGTCCGTTTGGCAGAATAAAGCGCATTGGCGGCGTTTATATAATAAGCGCATCCCATTTCAAAATTACTATTACCTAACATCCGTGTTTTTTGATACAGGTTTTCTATTGGCCTTATATATTCAGAAGGATCTCTCCACTCTTCGACCGCCTTCGATATTTTTTTTGCCACATCGTCAAGAAGATTCATATTTTCGAACATCCTGAACTGCCTTAAACTCCGGCGCTGTGCGTATCTTCCAAACGGCGCGTCCGATGCCCTGCCCTTCCACGACATGGTCGGATCAAAATGTCTGACGCGCCCGTTTTTCGATCTTAAACCGACGATAGCGTGGCCCATGAACTGAACGGCAAGCAATCCCTCCACCAGAGGAACTTTATAATGCCAGAATTCGCTCCAAGCCTTTTCAACATCCATGGCAGACAGAGACTCCATGAATGGCTTTAATCCCGCATGTTCAAAGAAAGCAAATACGACCTTTGAACGCTCGGTGCAAAAACCCTTATGATCCCTTATAACGGTATCCGCATCGGTTTCGATATCAGCGTCCTCTTTTATTGTAGAAAGCCCAAAACCGCCGTTCGCCTCCAGCCACTCCGCAAAGTCATCAAGACCGTTAAGGTAAAGATCCTGCGACATATTATTCCATGCCCATGAATCTTTGGAACCCGCATCGAATTCCGATTTTAGGGGGACATAGGCCAAATAAAAAAGCCCGACAGCAAGACGCTCATCAAATTCGCCGGTCCCGTTTTTCAATCCGTTCCCGGTGAGAATAGCCCGAAGAAGAGATATCGCAGAATCCAGCTTTTTGAGCGCCTCTTTATCGGTGATCGTCCACGACGGGAGAGAACCGCTCATCTCTTTTATCAGCTCGGGATACTCTTGGTAATTATCAAAGAGGACATCGGCTATTCCTTCGCATGACATCTTACGATCGTTATTTTTTACAACGCCATCCTTCAAAAGGACGCTAAAAACATCCCTCCATTCCTTGGATTCGCATTCCAGTTTAATCGCCATCTCTGCCTCCAAGATATTCTTCGGACCTCTTTGCATCCCCCTCTAGCCTATAAACCGCGCTTAGATTGGATCTTATGGCTTTTTTGTCCTCACTTTTCGATGCAAATCCCAGCGCTTTCAACAAACACGTTTCCGCCTTTTTAAGCTCGCCGAAGAAGAGTATTGCGTTTCCAATGTTGGAATATGCTTTCATGAATATATCGCCGGTTTTGATCGCCGCAGTTCCGGTCAGCGGATATTTTTGCATACTATCTCTTAAATTCTTGTCGAGTTCTTCTATCCCATCAATACCCATTGGCACAAGTTTAGTGACAGAGCTGTATTTGGCCGTAAATATGCCAAATATGTCTACAGCCTTGGGTATGTCTCCTGCCATTGCATAGGCATATCCAAGGTAGTAGATGGTTTCATCGTTTGCCCAGAGTCCCGGAGAGGTCTGGACTCCCTTTAACAACATTTCGCTAGCGCTCTTGTAATCACCTTCCATTAAACTGATCTTTCCAAGGTTGAAATAGGCCAAACCGGTGTGGGG
This genomic window from Deltaproteobacteria bacterium CG11_big_fil_rev_8_21_14_0_20_49_13 contains:
- a CDS encoding preprotein translocase subunit SecG, whose translation is MNTALIVGHYFVCTSLIILILLQAGKGADMGAAFGGSSQTVFGGRGPATFLSKLTALFAVLFLVTSISLAQLSKKASIKSVLDTTPVTEQGAAPLEAPAVPENAPAAPATEGQ
- a CDS encoding triose-phosphate isomerase, which encodes MPKFIVAANWKLNNTVQESLMLVAGIIAHVKLAPNVEVVLAPPFTSLYSVGVSLTDSELKLAGQNIYWEEKGAFTGEISGSLLKDIGCLYVLIGHSERRKYFGETNETVNKRIFAALRNELVPIMCIGETLQERESGKTYEILERQLKGGLMGLQQKDLEKFSIAYEPVWAIGTGKNATGDQIEEAHHFIRNYVAKLYDAPTANNISILYGGSVKASNCKEIYKQPNVNGVLVGGASLDAKGFCDMIAQTPGQK
- the gap gene encoding type I glyceraldehyde-3-phosphate dehydrogenase; translation: MSPTRIAINGFGRIGRAALRLSMNDPQVEFVGINDLFDVKTMAHLLKYDSVFGRANLSVEAKENALVVNGKTIPVTKETDPSKLPWKADGVHVVLECTGKFVDPEKAKAHLTAGAKKVIISAPAKGECKTFVMGVNHTAYNPATDNIVSNASCTTNCMAPVAKVLHENFGIERGFMTTIHSYTNDQRVMDGPHKDLRRARAAAVSQIPTTTGAAKAVGLVLPELKGKLDGFAVRVPTPDVSCVDLVCLMKKSVKAEEVNAALKKASESTLKGILAYTEEELVSCDFIGTSVSSTVDATLTKTNENLVKVLAWYDNEWGFTCRLMDLAKYIGEKL